A genome region from Pygocentrus nattereri isolate fPygNat1 chromosome 10, fPygNat1.pri, whole genome shotgun sequence includes the following:
- the tdp1 gene encoding tyrosyl-DNA phosphodiesterase 1 gives MSQESQHGKWTLSDSDEDNIIPPTPPKKPNVKPDPERRANAVITVTKPKPKSEPFIKSEEKAAPQMGSEARQAAHLNQSNPVKYENSSSPAVKRKRETDEGGWNLSSSDDEAPSSAPKVKPRQSRSSPQKKIENKRPPSPHGPAYYKEEPSGFFEDNLSAMSDTYRFYLNKVTGIEKKYNTGALHIKEILSPMFGTLKESVQFNYCFDIPWMVKQYPPEFRDKPVTIVHGEKRESKARLIQQAQPYSHIRFCQAKLDIAFGTHHTKMMLLWYEEGFRVIILTSNMIQADWYQKTQGLWMSPMYPRLPEGSPETAGESRTHFKHDLLEYLRAYRAPELAEWIERIKEHNLSETRIYLIGSTPGRFQGPDMEKWGHLKLRKLLSEHTCPVQNAEQWPVIGQFSSIGSMGLDKTKWLAAEFQRTLTTLGKASSSSSPGTSVLLVYPSVDNVRTSLEGYPAGGSLPYSIQTAQKQLWLHSYFHRWKAEVTGRSSAMPHIKTYMRASPDFSQLAWFLVTSANLSKAAWGALEKNNTQMMIRSYELGVLYLPSAFDMSSFLVEKNIFPVSSSSTGFPVPFDLPPQHYASKDQPWIWNIPYTQAPDTHGNIWVPS, from the exons ATGTCACAGGAAAGTCAACATGGCAAGTGGACGCTGTCCgacagtgatgaagataacattATACCTCCAACACCTCCAAAGAAGCCAAACGTCAAGCCTGATCCAGAGCGCAGGGCCAATGCAGTTATCACCGTAACAAAGCCAAAACCCAAATCTGAGCCATTTATTAAGTCTGAAGAAAAAGCTGCCCCTCAAATGGGTTCAGAGGCCCGACAAGCAGCGCACCTTAACCAGAGTAATCCAGTGAAATATGAAAACAGTTCTTCACCAGCTGTTAAACGGAAGAGAGAAACTGATGAGGGAGGTTGGAACCTCTCGAGTAGTGATGATGAAGCTCCTTCATCTGCCCCTAAAGTAAAACCCAGACAGTCAAGGTCAAGTCCTCAGAAGAAGATTGAGAACAAGCGTCCACCGAGTCCACATGGTCCCGCTTATTATAAAGAGGAGCCGAGTGGTTTCTTTGAAGATAACTTATCTGCAATGAGTGACACATACCGCTTTTACTTAAACAAAGTCACCGGCATAGAAAAGAAGTACAACACTGGAGCTTTGCACATCAAAG AAATACTTTCCCCTATGTTTGGCACTCTGAAGGAATCCGTCCAG TTCAACTACTGCTTTGATATTCCATGGATGGTGAAACAGTATCCTCCGGAATTTAG AGACAAGCCCGTGACTATCGTCCATGGGGAGAAGCGAGAGTCGAAGGCTCGGTTAATTCAACAGGCTCAGCCATATAGCCACATTCGCTTCTGTCAG GCCAAGCTGGATATCGCCTTTGGCACTCATCATAC GAAAATGATGCTGTTGTGGTATGAGGAGGGATTCAGAGTCATCATTCTGACATCAAACATGATCCAGGCTGACTGGTACCAGAAGACTCAAGG ACTTTGGATGAGTCCAATGTACCCCAGATTACCTGAGGGAAGCCCAGAGACTGCAGGAGAGTCTCGCACCCACTTCAAACATGATTTGCTGGAATACCTGAGGGCATATCGAGCCCCTGAGCTGGCTGAGTGGATCGAGCGCATCAAAGAACACAACCTGTCAGAAACCAG GATCTATCTTATTGGTTCCACTCCAGGGAGGTTCCAGGGACCTGATATGGAGAAATGGGGTCACTTAAAATTGCGCAAG CTGCTGAGTGAACACACATGCCCAGTACAGAATGCAGAacagtggccagtgattggtcAGTTCTCCAGTATTGGCTCTATGGGCCTTGATAAGACCAAATGGCTTGCAGCAGAGTTTCAACGAACACTGACGACGCTGGGGAAGGCTAGCTCATCATCCAGTCCAGGCACATCAGTGCTCCTG gtctATCCTTCGGTAGACAACGTTAGAACCAGCTTGGAAGGTTACCCAG CTGGAGGCTCCTTACCTTACAGTATACAGACAGCACAGAAGCAGCTCTGGCTCCATTCGTACTTCCA TCGCTGGAAGGCTGAGGTGACCGGCAGAAGCAGTGCAATGCCCCACATCAAGACCTACATGAGGGCCTCTCCGGACTTCTCTCAGCTGGCCTGGTTTCTCGTTACAAG TGCCAATTTGTCCAAGGCTGCCTGGGGTGCACTGGAGAAAAATAACACTCAGATGATGATTCGTTCCTACGAGCTGGGAGTTCTCTACCTGCCTTCAGCCTTT